A window of SAR202 cluster bacterium contains these coding sequences:
- the ychF gene encoding redox-regulated ATPase YchF has protein sequence MEIALIGLPSSGKTTLFNVLTGGAQQAPVRGKAGIGVAKILDTRLDALSKVFNPKKTTFAEITFWDIPAAVGEDGQQRAIGGQFLNQLQSADAFLHVVRAFDDPTVPHSQGSVDPLRDLEALDAELAFSDLAILERRVQRIADSLKGARGNEREQLLREQPLIQRVKESLEKDVPLRQQTFTGEESKTLANYQLLTSKPQLIVMNIGEEDLGDQARADKLSAQASEKHGMRALAVCGKLESELSQLSAEEQREFRQSLGAGESAVGRLVRECLEMVGMSTFLTVGPDEVRGWVINKEMAAVKAAGRIHSDIERGFIRAEVVSYDDFMACGSLAEARKRGVLRSEGKTYPVKDGDIINFLFSV, from the coding sequence ATGGAGATAGCCCTCATTGGTCTGCCCAGCAGCGGCAAGACCACCTTATTTAATGTATTGACCGGCGGCGCGCAGCAAGCGCCCGTAAGAGGCAAAGCAGGCATAGGCGTAGCAAAGATCCTTGACACGCGCCTGGACGCTTTATCCAAAGTTTTCAACCCCAAGAAGACCACCTTCGCCGAAATCACCTTTTGGGATATCCCGGCGGCAGTGGGCGAGGACGGGCAGCAGCGGGCCATAGGCGGGCAGTTCTTAAACCAGCTTCAGAGCGCCGACGCCTTTTTGCATGTGGTACGGGCCTTTGACGACCCGACGGTGCCTCATTCTCAGGGCAGCGTCGACCCTCTAAGAGACCTGGAGGCCCTGGACGCGGAGCTGGCTTTCTCAGACCTGGCTATCTTAGAACGTCGAGTCCAGCGCATCGCCGACTCGTTAAAGGGGGCCAGGGGCAACGAGCGGGAACAGCTGCTGCGGGAGCAGCCCTTGATTCAGCGAGTGAAGGAGTCCTTGGAAAAGGACGTGCCCCTGCGGCAGCAGACTTTCACGGGAGAAGAGTCCAAAACCCTGGCCAACTACCAGCTTCTGACCAGCAAGCCGCAACTTATCGTGATGAACATCGGCGAGGAAGACCTGGGGGACCAGGCGCGGGCGGACAAGCTGTCGGCCCAGGCCAGCGAGAAGCACGGGATGAGGGCGCTGGCGGTGTGCGGGAAGCTGGAGAGCGAGCTGTCGCAGCTATCAGCGGAGGAGCAGCGGGAGTTCCGCCAGTCCCTGGGGGCGGGCGAGTCAGCGGTGGGCCGGTTGGTGCGCGAGTGCCTGGAGATGGTGGGTATGAGCACCTTCCTCACCGTCGGCCCGGACGAGGTGCGGGGGTGGGTGATAAATAAGGAGATGGCGGCGGTGAAGGCCGCGGGAAGGATACACTCGGACATCGAGCGGGGATTTATTCGGGCCGAGGTGGTGTCTTACGACGACTTCATGGCCTGCGGATCGCTGGCGGAGGCACGAAAGCGGGGCGTGCTGCGGTCGGAGGGCAAGACCTACCCCGTGAAAGACGGGGATATTATCAACTTCCTGTTCAGTGTCTAA
- a CDS encoding type II toxin-antitoxin system PemK/MazF family toxin gives MSSQSERDFPRCGDIFDVQMDPSIGAEIGKTRPAVIVSNDINNRYSQTVTVVPITGQPSKKVYPYNAFLPKGAGGLTVASRAKADQIRTVDKVRLLRYRGSLTLEFVSQVQRAVKAHLGLR, from the coding sequence ATGTCATCCCAATCAGAAAGAGACTTTCCTCGGTGTGGGGATATTTTTGATGTCCAGATGGACCCGAGCATTGGAGCAGAAATAGGCAAGACCCGGCCAGCAGTAATAGTCTCAAATGATATCAATAACCGTTACTCTCAAACCGTAACTGTAGTTCCCATTACTGGTCAGCCTTCAAAGAAGGTGTATCCGTACAATGCTTTTCTACCTAAGGGGGCAGGTGGTCTAACAGTGGCTTCACGTGCTAAAGCTGACCAGATTCGCACCGTGGATAAAGTCCGGCTGTTGCGCTATAGAGGTTCTCTTACCCTCGAGTTTGTTAGCCAAGTCCAGCGGGCAGTAAAGGCGCACTTGGGCCTCCGATAG